The proteins below are encoded in one region of Microscilla marina ATCC 23134:
- the rplP gene encoding 50S ribosomal protein L16, with translation MLQPKRVKFRKQQKGRIKGLAGRGHTIAFGTFGLKSLESGRITSRQIEACRITISRTLKREGKIWIRIFPDKPITKKPAEVRMGKGKGAPEYWVAKVKPGTIMFEIDGVSKELAARALKLAAYKLPVSTKFVVRRDYVE, from the coding sequence ATGTTACAACCAAAAAGAGTAAAGTTTAGAAAACAACAAAAGGGAAGAATTAAGGGGCTTGCAGGAAGAGGTCACACAATTGCTTTCGGAACTTTTGGTTTGAAATCTCTCGAAAGCGGTCGTATTACTTCTCGTCAGATTGAGGCGTGTCGTATCACTATATCCCGTACTCTTAAGAGAGAAGGTAAAATTTGGATTAGAATATTTCCTGATAAGCCTATTACGAAAAAACCTGCTGAGGTTCGTATGGGTAAAGGAAAGGGTGCTCCTGAATACTGGGTGGCTAAAGTTAAGCCTGGTACTATCATGTTTGAAATTGATGGTGTAAGTAAGGAGTTAGCTGCTCGAGCTTTAAAGCTTGCTGCTTATAAACTTCCAGTAAGTACCAAATTTGTTGTACGTAGAGATTACGTAGAGTAG
- the rpmC gene encoding 50S ribosomal protein L29: MKNDEIRSLTTEELKERTNAERDKLQKLKFAHAISPIENPMKIRVARKIIARLNTELRVRELAEKSKS, translated from the coding sequence ATGAAAAACGATGAAATTAGGTCTTTAACGACTGAAGAACTAAAAGAGCGAACCAACGCTGAGCGTGATAAATTGCAGAAGCTAAAGTTTGCACATGCTATTTCTCCTATAGAGAACCCAATGAAAATTAGGGTAGCACGTAAAATTATAGCACGGTTAAACACCGAGTTGAGAGTACGTGAACTTGCGGAAAAATCAAAATCTTAA
- the rpsQ gene encoding 30S ribosomal protein S17 yields MQVERNARKERIGRVVSNKMDKSITVLVEGKVKHPIYGKFVNKSKKFVAHDEKDECSIGDTVKIMECRPLSKRKRWRLIDIIERAK; encoded by the coding sequence ATGCAAGTAGAAAGAAACGCACGAAAAGAGAGAATAGGGAGAGTTGTAAGTAATAAGATGGACAAATCTATTACTGTACTTGTAGAAGGAAAAGTGAAACACCCTATCTATGGTAAGTTTGTGAACAAGTCTAAAAAGTTTGTTGCTCACGATGAAAAGGATGAGTGCAGCATTGGAGACACTGTTAAAATTATGGAATGCCGTCCGTTAAGTAAAAGAAAGCGTTGGCGTTTGATTGATATTATCGAACGTGCCAAATAA
- the rplN gene encoding 50S ribosomal protein L14, whose product MIQQESRLSVADNSGAKEVLCIRVLGGTKKRYASIGDKIVVTVKSAISSSNLKKGTVSKAVIVRTKKEIRRSDGSYIRFEDNAAVLLNNNDEPRGTRIFGPVARELREKQFMKIVSLAPEVL is encoded by the coding sequence ATGATACAACAAGAATCAAGACTCAGTGTAGCCGATAATAGCGGCGCAAAAGAAGTACTTTGTATTCGTGTATTAGGCGGAACTAAGAAGAGATACGCAAGTATAGGAGATAAGATAGTAGTAACTGTCAAGTCTGCAATTTCTTCTAGTAACCTAAAAAAAGGTACGGTTTCCAAAGCAGTAATTGTAAGAACTAAAAAAGAAATTCGTCGTAGCGACGGATCATATATTCGCTTTGAAGACAACGCCGCTGTATTGTTAAATAACAATGACGAACCTAGAGGTACCCGTATTTTTGGACCTGTTGCCCGTGAGTTACGGGAAAAACAATTTATGAAAATTGTTTCTTTGGCTCCTGAGGTACTATAA
- the rplX gene encoding 50S ribosomal protein L24, protein MERKKNKQPKLHLKKGDKVRVIAGNSRGKEGDVLEVIIEKNRVVVEGVNMIKKHLKPSANNPQGSIQEIEGSIHISNLMVIDPASGEPRRSGKKRDENGKLQRYFKEHTSHKKA, encoded by the coding sequence ATGGAACGTAAAAAGAATAAACAGCCTAAATTACACCTTAAAAAAGGCGACAAAGTGAGAGTAATCGCTGGAAACTCTCGTGGCAAAGAAGGGGATGTACTTGAGGTAATAATCGAAAAGAACAGAGTAGTTGTTGAAGGCGTGAATATGATTAAGAAACACCTTAAGCCTTCTGCTAACAACCCACAAGGTTCTATCCAGGAGATAGAAGGTTCTATTCACATCAGTAACCTAATGGTAATTGACCCGGCTTCTGGAGAACCCAGACGTTCAGGCAAGAAACGTGATGAGAACGGTAAACTTCAAAGGTATTTCAAGGAACATACGTCGCATAAGAAAGCATAA
- the rplE gene encoding 50S ribosomal protein L5, which produces MAGTPRIKEKYLNEVVKGLKDKFQYKSVMQVPKVTKVVINKGIGAAVADKKLVDVGIDELTLIAGQKAVPTYAKKSVANFKLREGMPIGAKVTLRGDRMYEFIDRLFTVALPRVRDFKGVNEKGFDSRGNYTLGVKEQIIFPEISIEKVNKITGMDITFVTTASTDEEGYELLKLLGMPFANLKK; this is translated from the coding sequence ATGGCTGGAACACCAAGAATCAAAGAAAAATACTTGAATGAAGTTGTCAAAGGTTTAAAAGACAAATTTCAGTACAAGTCAGTGATGCAAGTGCCTAAAGTTACTAAAGTAGTAATTAACAAAGGTATAGGTGCCGCAGTTGCCGATAAAAAATTAGTAGATGTAGGAATAGATGAACTTACATTAATTGCTGGTCAAAAAGCAGTACCTACTTACGCTAAGAAATCTGTCGCAAACTTTAAACTCCGTGAAGGAATGCCTATCGGTGCAAAAGTTACCTTGCGAGGAGACAGAATGTATGAATTTATTGACAGATTATTTACAGTAGCACTTCCACGTGTTCGTGACTTTAAAGGTGTAAATGAAAAAGGCTTTGATAGTCGAGGTAATTACACCCTAGGAGTGAAAGAACAAATTATTTTTCCTGAGATTAGCATAGAAAAAGTTAATAAAATTACAGGAATGGATATTACCTTCGTAACAACTGCTTCAACTGATGAAGAAGGTTATGAACTGTTGAAGCTACTCGGTATGCCATTTGCAAATTTGAAAAAATAA
- the rpsN gene encoding 30S ribosomal protein S14 encodes MARESIKARERKRERMVAKYAQKREDLRLKIKEAIKAGEDPTEYYVALDKLPKNASPIRLHNRCKVTGRPKGYMRKFGICRNVFREMASEGKIPGITKSSW; translated from the coding sequence ATGGCTAGAGAATCCATAAAAGCAAGAGAGCGTAAAAGAGAACGCATGGTTGCTAAATATGCCCAAAAAAGAGAAGATTTAAGACTTAAAATCAAAGAAGCTATCAAAGCTGGTGAAGATCCAACAGAGTATTATGTTGCTTTGGATAAGTTGCCTAAAAATGCTTCTCCAATACGTTTACACAACCGCTGTAAAGTAACAGGTAGACCTAAAGGGTATATGCGCAAATTCGGTATTTGTCGTAATGTATTCCGTGAAATGGCTTCTGAAGGGAAAATTCCAGGTATTACAAAGTCTAGTTGGTAA
- the rpsH gene encoding 30S ribosomal protein S8: MNTDPIADYLTRVRNAIKARHRIVEIPSSNIKKEITKVLHEKGYIQHYKFDADSSVQGSIKIALKYNPVSKESAILKLQRVSKPGLRKYVPANELPRVLNGLGIAILSTSRGVITDKEARNLNVGGEVLCYVY; this comes from the coding sequence ATGAATACGGATCCAATTGCCGATTATTTGACGCGAGTTAGAAATGCCATAAAAGCAAGGCATAGAATCGTGGAAATACCTTCCTCTAATATAAAGAAGGAAATCACTAAGGTATTACACGAAAAAGGCTACATCCAACACTATAAATTTGATGCTGACAGTTCTGTTCAAGGTTCTATAAAAATTGCCTTGAAGTACAACCCTGTATCAAAAGAATCTGCAATCCTTAAATTGCAGCGTGTAAGTAAGCCTGGATTGAGAAAATATGTACCAGCCAACGAACTACCAAGAGTATTAAACGGGCTAGGTATAGCGATACTTTCTACTTCTAGAGGTGTAATCACTGATAAAGAAGCTAGAAATTTGAATGTAGGTGGAGAAGTTTTGTGTTACGTGTATTAA
- the rplF gene encoding 50S ribosomal protein L6: MSRIGKKPIAIPQGVTITVDKNNLVKVKGSKGELLQHIDPDLKVNVNEGEILVERPSEQKRHKALHGLYRSLINNMVFGVSEGYKIELEIVGVGFKATCTNNVLDLNLGYSHNIYFALPPEVKGTAETKKGSNPIITLESIDKQLIGQVAAKIKALRKVEPYKGKGVRLKGQVLGVDLRKKAGKTAAKK; the protein is encoded by the coding sequence ATGTCTCGAATTGGTAAAAAACCTATTGCTATTCCTCAAGGAGTAACAATAACCGTTGATAAAAACAATCTGGTAAAAGTAAAAGGCTCAAAAGGCGAACTTTTACAGCATATAGACCCAGATTTGAAAGTAAATGTAAATGAGGGAGAAATATTGGTTGAACGCCCCTCAGAACAAAAACGCCATAAAGCACTGCATGGGCTTTATAGAAGTCTTATAAATAACATGGTTTTTGGCGTTTCAGAAGGTTACAAAATTGAGTTAGAAATTGTTGGGGTTGGTTTTAAAGCCACTTGTACTAACAATGTTCTCGATTTGAACCTAGGATATTCTCACAATATTTATTTTGCACTACCGCCAGAAGTAAAAGGTACTGCAGAAACAAAAAAAGGATCTAATCCTATAATCACTCTTGAGAGTATTGACAAGCAATTAATTGGTCAGGTAGCTGCTAAGATTAAAGCTCTTCGCAAAGTTGAACCTTACAAAGGTAAAGGTGTTCGTCTTAAAGGTCAGGTACTTGGTGTTGATTTGAGAAAGAAAGCTGGTAAAACTGCTGCTAAGAAATAA
- the rplR gene encoding 50S ribosomal protein L18 — MATKKEQRRIRIKRSIRKRITGTQSRPRLSVFRSNKCIYAQIIDDVDGKTLTSASSLELEGSKNNIESAGAVGKLLAEKASTNGIASVIFDRNGYLYHGRVKALAEGAREGGLKF; from the coding sequence ATGGCTACAAAAAAAGAACAGAGACGAATAAGAATTAAAAGAAGTATCAGAAAAAGAATTACTGGTACTCAAAGTCGCCCAAGACTGAGCGTATTTCGCTCAAACAAATGCATCTATGCTCAAATTATTGATGATGTAGACGGTAAAACCCTGACAAGTGCTTCATCTCTGGAATTAGAGGGAAGTAAAAATAATATAGAAAGTGCAGGCGCTGTTGGAAAATTATTGGCTGAAAAAGCCTCTACCAATGGAATTGCTTCTGTAATATTTGACCGTAATGGTTACTTATACCATGGCAGAGTAAAAGCCTTGGCTGAAGGTGCACGCGAAGGAGGTCTTAAATTTTAA
- the rpsE gene encoding 30S ribosomal protein S5 — protein MQQRKKAIKASETDLKEKVVAINRVAKVVKGGRRFSFSAIVVVGDGNGTVGYGLGKANEVTDAITKGVEDAKKNLVKVPILKNTIPHSMEGKYSGGFVLLKPASPGTGVIAGGAMRAVLESAGIKDVLAKSKGSSNPHNVVKATFDALKKMKAPHEVAYQRGISLEKVFKG, from the coding sequence ATGCAGCAAAGAAAAAAAGCAATCAAAGCAAGCGAAACGGATCTTAAAGAGAAGGTAGTAGCAATTAATCGTGTAGCGAAAGTTGTTAAAGGTGGTAGACGCTTCAGCTTTTCTGCGATCGTAGTAGTAGGTGATGGCAACGGAACAGTGGGGTATGGACTAGGGAAAGCCAACGAAGTAACTGATGCGATTACTAAAGGAGTAGAGGATGCCAAGAAAAACTTGGTAAAAGTTCCTATCCTTAAAAATACAATTCCTCACTCAATGGAAGGAAAATACAGTGGAGGTTTTGTATTATTGAAGCCTGCTTCTCCTGGTACAGGGGTTATAGCTGGTGGTGCTATGCGTGCTGTACTTGAAAGTGCAGGGATTAAGGATGTATTAGCAAAATCTAAAGGGTCTTCTAACCCTCACAACGTAGTGAAAGCTACTTTTGATGCATTGAAAAAAATGAAAGCTCCTCACGAAGTAGCTTATCAAAGAGGTATTTCGTTGGAGAAAGTTTTTAAAGGATAA
- the rpmD gene encoding 50S ribosomal protein L30 codes for MAKVKITQVRSTINRPKKQKATIKALGLGRINKSVEKENTPQIAGMIRKVQHLIAVEELG; via the coding sequence ATGGCAAAGGTTAAAATAACGCAGGTAAGAAGCACTATTAATCGTCCTAAAAAACAGAAAGCTACTATCAAAGCCTTGGGGTTGGGAAGAATTAATAAGAGTGTTGAGAAAGAAAATACCCCGCAAATTGCAGGTATGATCCGTAAGGTTCAGCATTTAATAGCTGTTGAAGAACTAGGATAA
- the rplO gene encoding 50S ribosomal protein L15 translates to MKLHTLKPAKGSVKNRKRVGRGQGSGRGGTSTRGHKGAQSRSGYSRKSGFEGGQMPLQRRLPKFGFNNIHRVSYKPINLDTIQELVEKTNTTEITVELLRENGLASKNDLIKVLGRGELKAKVEIQANKFSKSAIEAIEKAGGKATKL, encoded by the coding sequence ATGAAATTGCATACATTAAAACCTGCAAAAGGTTCAGTAAAAAACAGAAAAAGAGTAGGTAGAGGACAAGGATCTGGAAGGGGTGGAACATCTACTCGTGGTCATAAAGGTGCTCAATCAAGATCTGGGTATAGTAGAAAAAGTGGTTTTGAAGGTGGACAAATGCCTTTGCAGCGTCGTCTACCTAAATTCGGCTTTAATAACATACACAGAGTATCTTATAAACCCATAAACTTAGACACCATCCAGGAATTGGTAGAGAAAACCAATACTACAGAAATAACTGTGGAATTGTTGAGAGAGAACGGTTTGGCTTCTAAGAACGATTTAATTAAAGTATTAGGGAGAGGAGAGCTGAAAGCTAAGGTGGAAATACAAGCAAATAAGTTTTCTAAATCTGCTATTGAAGCCATAGAAAAAGCTGGTGGCAAAGCAACAAAACTGTAA
- the secY gene encoding preprotein translocase subunit SecY codes for MKKFITTIKNIYAIKELRSRLINTFWLLVVFRLGSFIVVPGVDSAILAANGPKGGVFGMLDVFLGGAFSKASIFALGIMPYISASIVIQLMEVAVPYFQKLKKEGESGFKKKTQITRYLTIVITAAQAIGYIQATIPSNAIMVSQLSFTISTVIILTAGTVFTMWLGEKIDDRGIGQGISLLIMIGIISRLPQSLVEEVVARSTGSQVLILILEMVVLFFVVMSVVMLTEATRRIPIQYAKQVVGNRVYGGQRQYLPLKVNAAGVMPIIFAQALMFVPALITPYVGGASSAFSDITTWQYNLVFGLLIIIFTYFYTAISVNPKQIADDLKRNGGFIAGVKPGSDTSEYIDKIMSKITLPGSIWLAIVAILPAIAVKFGIQNSFAQFYGGTSLLIMVGVVLNTLQQINGYLLMRRYDGYMKSGDVKGRSQNIAVVQ; via the coding sequence ATGAAAAAGTTCATCACTACAATTAAGAACATTTATGCAATCAAAGAACTGAGAAGTAGACTTATCAATACGTTTTGGCTATTGGTAGTATTTCGTTTGGGTTCTTTTATTGTCGTGCCTGGGGTTGATTCTGCAATTTTAGCAGCTAATGGACCTAAAGGAGGCGTATTTGGTATGCTTGATGTCTTTTTGGGAGGTGCTTTCAGCAAAGCCTCTATTTTTGCTTTAGGTATCATGCCATACATTTCAGCCTCTATTGTTATTCAATTAATGGAGGTGGCTGTTCCTTATTTTCAAAAATTGAAAAAAGAGGGTGAGTCAGGTTTTAAGAAAAAAACTCAAATTACACGTTACCTAACGATTGTAATTACAGCGGCTCAGGCAATAGGCTATATTCAAGCTACAATACCAAGTAATGCTATAATGGTTAGTCAGCTTTCTTTTACTATATCAACAGTAATTATTCTTACTGCTGGTACTGTGTTCACAATGTGGTTAGGAGAGAAAATTGATGACCGAGGTATTGGACAAGGTATTTCTTTATTAATTATGATTGGTATTATTTCTCGTTTGCCACAGTCTCTTGTAGAAGAAGTGGTAGCAAGATCTACTGGCAGTCAAGTATTGATATTAATCCTTGAAATGGTAGTTTTGTTCTTTGTAGTAATGAGCGTTGTAATGCTTACAGAAGCCACAAGGCGAATCCCTATTCAATATGCAAAACAAGTTGTTGGCAATCGTGTTTATGGTGGACAACGTCAGTATTTACCTTTAAAAGTAAATGCAGCTGGTGTAATGCCTATCATTTTTGCTCAAGCATTGATGTTTGTCCCTGCGCTCATTACGCCTTATGTTGGAGGAGCCAGTTCTGCATTCTCAGACATCACAACCTGGCAATATAACCTTGTTTTTGGGTTGTTGATTATCATCTTTACATATTTTTATACTGCAATATCTGTAAACCCAAAACAGATTGCAGATGATTTAAAGCGTAATGGTGGATTTATTGCTGGTGTTAAACCTGGTAGTGACACTTCTGAATACATTGACAAAATCATGTCTAAAATTACTTTACCTGGTTCAATTTGGTTAGCTATTGTCGCTATTTTGCCAGCAATTGCGGTGAAATTTGGGATTCAGAATAGTTTTGCCCAATTTTACGGAGGAACTTCTCTTTTGATTATGGTAGGAGTAGTATTAAATACCCTACAACAAATCAATGGATACTTGTTAATGAGAAGATATGATGGATACATGAAGTCAGGAGATGTAAAAGGGCGTTCTCAAAACATTGCAGTTGTTCAATAA
- the map gene encoding type I methionyl aminopeptidase, with product MIVYKTQEEIELIRQSAQILGKAHAEVAKMIQPGVSTIALDKRAEEFIRDNKGKPSFKGYNSFPASLCISVNDAVVHGIPDKYELKEGDIISIDCGVFLNGFHSDSAYTYPIGEVSADIRKLLKVTKESLDIGIQHALAGSRVGDISYSIQKHVEKNGFSVIRELVGHGVGRSLHESPEVPNFGKRGRGAKLKEGLVIAIEPMVNLGKRNVVQSNDGWTIKTSDRSPSAHYEHTVAINNGKCDVLTTFEYIEEVFKI from the coding sequence ATGATAGTATATAAGACACAAGAAGAAATCGAGCTGATTCGACAAAGTGCTCAAATCTTGGGTAAAGCACACGCCGAAGTAGCAAAAATGATTCAACCTGGAGTCTCAACTATTGCTTTGGACAAGAGAGCTGAAGAATTTATTAGAGATAATAAAGGAAAGCCTTCATTTAAAGGATATAATAGTTTTCCGGCATCCTTATGTATTTCTGTGAATGATGCCGTAGTTCACGGTATTCCAGATAAGTATGAGCTGAAGGAAGGAGATATTATATCTATTGATTGTGGAGTTTTTCTTAATGGCTTTCATAGTGACAGTGCTTACACTTACCCAATAGGAGAAGTAAGCGCTGACATTAGAAAACTTCTAAAAGTAACAAAAGAGTCTTTGGATATTGGTATCCAGCACGCCTTGGCTGGCTCCAGAGTTGGAGATATTAGCTACTCTATTCAAAAACACGTAGAAAAAAACGGGTTTTCGGTTATCAGAGAGTTAGTAGGACATGGCGTAGGTCGTTCTTTGCATGAATCTCCAGAAGTTCCAAATTTTGGGAAAAGAGGGAGAGGAGCTAAATTAAAAGAAGGGCTGGTTATTGCTATTGAGCCAATGGTTAATCTAGGAAAACGAAATGTGGTTCAAAGTAATGATGGCTGGACAATAAAAACATCTGATCGTAGTCCATCAGCACACTATGAGCATACAGTAGCCATTAATAATGGTAAGTGTGATGTTTTGACAACATTTGAATATATAGAAGAAGTTTTCAAAATATAG
- the infA gene encoding translation initiation factor IF-1: MAKQPSIEQDGVITEALSNAMFRVELQNGHEVIAHISGKMRMNYIKILPGDKVKLEMSPYDLSKGRIVYRYK; this comes from the coding sequence ATGGCAAAACAACCATCCATAGAACAAGACGGTGTAATAACAGAGGCCCTTTCTAACGCGATGTTTCGCGTAGAGTTGCAAAATGGTCACGAAGTTATTGCCCATATTTCTGGTAAAATGAGAATGAATTACATTAAGATTTTGCCAGGTGATAAAGTAAAACTGGAGATGTCTCCTTATGATTTAAGTAAGGGACGTATTGTATATCGATACAAATAA
- the ykgO gene encoding type B 50S ribosomal protein L36, with product MKVKASVKKRSADCKIIRRKGKVYVINKKNPRFKQRQG from the coding sequence ATGAAAGTTAAAGCATCAGTAAAAAAACGTAGCGCTGATTGCAAAATTATCAGACGCAAAGGTAAAGTTTACGTGATTAATAAAAAGAATCCGAGGTTTAAACAACGACAAGGATAA
- the rpsM gene encoding 30S ribosomal protein S13, with translation MARLAGVDIPDKKRGEVSLTYIYGIGLSTARTILERAGIDRNKKVIDWTDEESNEIRSIISSEYKVEGALKSEVQLSIKRLMDIGCYRGIRHRKGLPLRGQKTKNNSRTRKGKRKTVANKKKATK, from the coding sequence ATGGCTAGATTAGCAGGAGTAGACATCCCTGACAAAAAAAGGGGAGAAGTAAGTTTGACTTATATTTACGGCATTGGTCTTAGCACAGCTCGCACTATTTTAGAGAGAGCTGGAATTGACCGCAATAAGAAAGTAATTGACTGGACAGATGAAGAGTCTAACGAGATTCGAAGTATCATCAGCTCTGAGTACAAAGTAGAAGGTGCTCTTAAGTCTGAAGTACAGTTGAGCATCAAGCGATTGATGGATATTGGATGTTACCGTGGCATTCGTCACCGTAAAGGGCTTCCATTGCGAGGACAAAAGACTAAGAATAACTCTCGTACTCGCAAAGGTAAACGTAAAACTGTTGCCAATAAGAAAAAAGCGACTAAATAA
- the rpsK gene encoding 30S ribosomal protein S11, protein MSQKRKDKAKKRVVNVEAVGQVHIRASFNNIIISITNSTGQVISWASAGKMGFRGSKKNTPYAAQVAAKNCAEVAHGLGMRKAEVFVKGPGSGRESAIRTIQNIGIEITAIKDVTPLPHNGCRPAKRRRV, encoded by the coding sequence ATGAGTCAAAAAAGAAAAGACAAAGCTAAAAAGCGGGTTGTAAATGTAGAGGCGGTAGGACAAGTTCATATCAGAGCCTCTTTTAATAATATCATTATTTCAATTACCAACTCTACAGGACAAGTTATTTCTTGGGCATCTGCTGGTAAAATGGGATTTAGAGGTTCTAAAAAGAACACTCCTTATGCTGCGCAAGTAGCTGCCAAAAACTGTGCAGAAGTTGCACATGGCTTGGGTATGAGAAAGGCAGAGGTTTTTGTAAAGGGACCTGGTTCAGGACGTGAATCTGCTATTAGAACTATACAAAACATAGGTATTGAAATAACTGCGATTAAAGATGTTACTCCATTGCCTCATAATGGATGTAGACCTGCAAAACGCAGAAGAGTATAA
- the rpsD gene encoding 30S ribosomal protein S4 — MARYRGPKSKISRKFGEPIMGPSKALQKKAYPPGQHGKGRRKKQSEYAIQLQAKQKVKYIYGVLERQFANLFDKAAGKQGITGENLLKFLEARLDNTVYRLGIAPTRRAARQLVIHKHITVNGEVANVPSYSLKPGDIVGVREKSKSLEVVTESLMSNSKRFNWLEWDSTMMAGKFLSYPERDQIPEKVQEQLIVELYSK; from the coding sequence ATGGCTAGATATAGAGGTCCAAAATCAAAAATTTCAAGAAAGTTTGGAGAGCCTATTATGGGTCCAAGCAAAGCCCTTCAAAAGAAGGCTTACCCTCCAGGACAACACGGAAAAGGTAGACGTAAGAAGCAGTCTGAATATGCAATTCAGCTTCAGGCGAAGCAAAAAGTAAAGTATATTTATGGTGTGCTTGAGCGTCAGTTTGCAAATTTATTTGATAAAGCTGCCGGTAAACAAGGAATCACAGGTGAAAACTTGTTGAAGTTCTTGGAGGCTCGTTTAGATAATACTGTGTATCGTTTAGGAATTGCTCCTACTCGTAGAGCTGCCAGACAATTAGTTATCCACAAACATATCACCGTAAACGGTGAAGTGGCTAACGTGCCTTCTTATTCATTAAAACCAGGTGATATTGTTGGAGTTCGTGAGAAATCCAAATCTTTAGAGGTTGTTACCGAAAGTTTGATGAGCAACAGCAAGCGATTTAACTGGCTTGAGTGGGATAGCACAATGATGGCTGGTAAGTTTTTGAGCTACCCTGAACGTGATCAAATTCCTGAGAAGGTTCAAGAGCAGTTGATTGTTGAACTTTACTCTAAGTAA
- a CDS encoding DNA-directed RNA polymerase subunit alpha — translation MSLLTFQIPEKVVMDKTTDFHGMFEFKPLEPGFGVTVGNAIRRVLLSSLEGYAITCIRIPGVQHEFSSIKGVMQDVAEIILNLKKVRFKKISENVDSKIVVEVSNQETLTAGDIGKFTSSFEILNPDLVICNLDESVDLEVELYIEKGRGYVSSEDQKLPDAAIGHIPIDSIFTPIKNVRYAVENTRVEQRTDYEKLLLDIQTDGSIHPEEALKGAANILIQHFMLFSDQNIILETAKKEEVQEVDEHFLHMRKLLKTPISDLDLSVRAYNCLKSADIRTLGDLVKLDIADMMKFRNFGKKSLTELEQLVAEKGLSFGMDVSKYKLDEE, via the coding sequence ATGTCATTATTAACCTTTCAAATACCAGAAAAAGTTGTAATGGATAAAACTACCGATTTTCACGGTATGTTTGAATTTAAACCATTAGAGCCTGGTTTTGGTGTAACTGTCGGAAATGCGATACGACGAGTTTTGCTATCTTCGTTAGAAGGATATGCAATTACTTGTATCAGAATACCGGGGGTGCAGCATGAGTTTTCATCCATCAAAGGAGTAATGCAAGATGTTGCAGAGATTATTTTGAACCTGAAAAAAGTACGTTTCAAAAAGATTTCTGAGAACGTTGACAGCAAGATAGTGGTGGAGGTGAGTAATCAAGAGACGTTAACGGCTGGTGATATAGGAAAATTTACTTCCTCTTTCGAAATTTTAAACCCTGATTTGGTTATTTGTAACCTTGATGAATCAGTTGATTTAGAGGTAGAACTCTATATTGAAAAAGGAAGAGGATATGTATCTTCTGAAGATCAAAAGTTGCCAGATGCAGCCATTGGTCATATTCCTATAGATTCAATCTTTACTCCAATAAAGAACGTGCGTTACGCTGTTGAAAATACAAGGGTTGAGCAGAGAACTGACTACGAAAAATTGTTGTTAGATATTCAAACTGATGGGTCTATTCACCCAGAAGAAGCTTTGAAAGGAGCTGCGAATATTCTTATTCAGCACTTTATGTTATTCTCTGATCAAAATATTATACTTGAAACAGCTAAGAAGGAAGAAGTTCAAGAGGTTGATGAGCATTTCTTACATATGCGTAAGTTGCTTAAAACACCAATTAGTGACTTAGATCTTTCGGTAAGAGCGTATAATTGTTTGAAATCTGCGGATATTAGAACATTGGGTGATTTAGTGAAATTGGACATTGCCGATATGATGAAATTCCGAAACTTTGGTAAGAAATCTCTTACTGAGTTGGAACAATTAGTTGCTGAGAAGGGATTGTCGTTTGGCATGGACGTATCGAAGTATAAACTTGACGAAGAATAA